A window from Lactobacillus intestinalis encodes these proteins:
- a CDS encoding ATP-binding cassette domain-containing protein, with amino-acid sequence MSFKGFIKTNYLRFIYINFLSIISGLGAIGAGYVQMYWLTFIKNKNWMGVLWTSLASGLLYLAAQGLIYYIQFVTRIQEEEYNKKIRNNLASHYFKDDKYHKIAAVQNRMTNDLEMVRENYFDWYIIVPFYGTMFVGALVALLTIHWQIFVVSILIDIASYYIPKLIQKKMEKATTNVSVQNKHYLDVLEKWFSGVEELRRYFAGAKLFQVQNQAANKIEKAHIHQTGTQQELIVINGLCNSIGQLILLSLTGYMITQGQVLFGAIMSVQNFAANISIGLQQMIQALSFMKSSEELMGQISNDSAPLQNNSNVQRKKPALISTENLALAFPNGEKLSFPDIQIKSGEKILLTGDSGAGKSTLFKLILGSVRPTQGSIIFKDKNGKEVVPDMSKIGYIPQDPNLFPGTIEENITMFNSKLNSQVEPIIKEVNFANDIAKFKEGLEHQLNLDKLNISGGQRQKIVLARAKVHGSDIILIDEGTSAIDQKATMNILKNLVKGKETIIFIAHNFNQDMRALFDREIHLVKE; translated from the coding sequence ATGAGCTTTAAAGGATTTATCAAGACAAATTACCTTAGATTTATTTATATCAATTTTTTATCCATTATTTCTGGATTGGGCGCAATTGGTGCTGGGTATGTCCAAATGTACTGGTTAACTTTCATCAAGAACAAAAACTGGATGGGAGTGTTATGGACAAGTCTTGCTAGCGGACTCTTATATTTAGCAGCGCAAGGGTTAATTTATTACATTCAGTTTGTTACGCGTATTCAAGAAGAGGAATATAATAAAAAAATTCGTAATAATCTTGCTAGTCATTACTTTAAAGATGATAAGTATCACAAAATAGCTGCGGTTCAAAATCGAATGACCAACGACCTTGAGATGGTAAGAGAAAATTATTTTGATTGGTACATTATCGTTCCTTTTTATGGAACAATGTTTGTTGGTGCTTTAGTTGCCTTACTCACAATTCATTGGCAAATTTTTGTTGTAAGTATTTTGATTGATATTGCATCTTACTATATTCCTAAACTTATTCAGAAAAAGATGGAGAAGGCCACAACAAATGTTTCTGTTCAAAATAAACATTATTTAGATGTGTTGGAAAAATGGTTTTCTGGAGTTGAAGAATTACGCAGATACTTTGCTGGTGCAAAGCTATTTCAAGTTCAGAATCAAGCAGCTAATAAGATTGAAAAAGCCCATATTCATCAAACTGGTACTCAGCAAGAACTAATTGTAATAAATGGATTATGTAACTCAATAGGACAATTGATCCTTCTTTCTTTGACTGGATATATGATCACTCAAGGACAAGTACTTTTTGGTGCAATCATGTCAGTACAAAATTTTGCAGCTAATATTTCCATTGGCTTGCAACAAATGATCCAAGCATTGAGTTTTATGAAATCTTCTGAAGAACTAATGGGCCAAATTAGTAATGATTCTGCACCACTACAGAATAATTCAAATGTTCAGAGGAAAAAGCCAGCTCTAATTTCTACTGAGAATTTAGCTTTAGCTTTTCCAAATGGTGAGAAGTTAAGTTTTCCTGATATTCAAATAAAATCCGGAGAAAAGATTTTGTTAACTGGAGATTCAGGAGCTGGAAAATCTACCTTGTTTAAATTGATATTAGGTTCAGTAAGGCCGACACAGGGATCTATTATTTTTAAAGATAAAAATGGAAAAGAAGTTGTTCCTGATATGTCGAAGATTGGTTATATTCCACAAGATCCAAATCTCTTTCCTGGGACGATTGAAGAAAACATTACCATGTTTAATTCAAAATTAAATTCTCAAGTAGAGCCTATAATCAAAGAAGTTAATTTTGCTAATGATATTGCTAAATTCAAGGAAGGATTAGAGCATCAATTAAATCTAGATAAACTAAATATTTCGGGCGGTCAAAGACAAAAGATCGTTCTAGCCCGAGCTAAAGTGCATGGAAGTGATATAATTTTGATCGATGAAGGAACTAGTGCGATAGATCAAAAAGCAACCATGAATATTTTAAAGAATTTAGTTAAGGGTAAAGAAACGATTATTTTTATAGCGCACAATTTTAATCAAGATATGCGTGCATTATTTGATCGTGAAATTCATTTAGTTAAAGAGTGA
- a CDS encoding MFS transporter, which translates to MDIEKEVSKPIFKATLLAISLFIMMPSVISPALPLMERAFPNIPRVTVELLTTIPNFGEIFGLLINPFLVKKIGRKKVILIGLALVGICGTLPVIVNSFWLIFILRILLGFGIGIYNSLAVSLIMMIYENHKTELNRLLCFQNIMNDVGYIASAFIICYLVTLSWHAVFWVYILAIPVFFMFEHFIKVPKKTKHSSGKHFSLSNIKQAFNSNIIYLSILTLLIYIFYMALAYKLPSFIVDFHLGNESMASLMLAVIAITGIPCGIAFNWLYIKLHQRVWVLCMVLNALGFYLISSARNTFVLVVGCIVLGAGFGIVMPYIFKSISLSVPDKLSNLATTLCLIMMDIGAVISPFIISIIAKNSDKALLSSAIFFGIVTLIEVARNIYASLKYKN; encoded by the coding sequence ATGGATATTGAAAAAGAGGTATCTAAACCAATCTTTAAAGCTACTTTATTAGCAATTTCTCTCTTCATTATGATGCCCTCTGTTATTTCTCCTGCTCTTCCCTTAATGGAAAGAGCCTTTCCTAATATTCCTCGTGTGACAGTTGAATTACTGACTACTATTCCTAATTTTGGAGAAATATTTGGTCTTTTAATAAATCCTTTTCTAGTTAAAAAAATTGGCAGAAAAAAAGTAATTTTAATTGGATTAGCTCTAGTTGGAATCTGCGGAACTTTACCAGTAATTGTTAATAGTTTTTGGCTAATATTTATTCTCCGGATCTTGCTTGGATTTGGTATCGGGATTTATAACTCCTTAGCCGTAAGTTTAATTATGATGATTTATGAAAATCATAAAACTGAACTCAATCGCCTATTATGTTTCCAAAACATTATGAACGATGTTGGCTACATCGCTTCTGCCTTTATTATTTGTTATCTAGTAACATTATCTTGGCACGCTGTTTTCTGGGTATATATCCTAGCAATTCCAGTATTTTTTATGTTTGAACACTTTATTAAAGTTCCTAAGAAAACTAAGCATTCTTCTGGAAAACATTTTTCCCTTTCTAATATAAAACAAGCTTTTAATTCAAACATTATTTATCTCAGTATCCTTACACTTTTGATTTATATTTTCTACATGGCTCTTGCTTACAAACTTCCTAGTTTTATCGTAGATTTTCATTTAGGAAATGAAAGTATGGCTTCGTTAATGCTAGCAGTAATTGCTATTACTGGTATTCCATGTGGTATCGCATTTAATTGGCTTTATATTAAACTGCACCAGCGGGTATGGGTTTTATGTATGGTTTTAAATGCACTTGGGTTTTACTTAATTAGTAGCGCAAGAAATACCTTTGTGTTGGTAGTGGGATGCATTGTACTTGGTGCAGGTTTTGGTATTGTAATGCCATACATCTTTAAATCGATTTCCTTAAGTGTCCCTGACAAATTAAGTAATCTTGCTACCACCTTATGCTTAATTATGATGGACATTGGGGCTGTAATTTCTCCCTTTATTATTTCAATCATTGCTAAGAATTCAGATAAAGCTCTACTTTCCTCAGCTATCTTCTTTGGAATCGTAACCTTAATTGAAGTTGCTAGGAATATATACGCCAGTCTAAAATACAAGAATTAA